In one Parvibaculum sp. genomic region, the following are encoded:
- the clpB gene encoding ATP-dependent chaperone ClpB translates to MDLEKYTDRSRGFIQSAQGLALRSGHQRFTPEHVLKVLLDDEEGLAAGLIRAAGGRPDQALTGVETALSKMPKVEGTGAGQLYLAPETARLFEQAEQLAKKSGDSFVTAERLLLAIALTPGSEAEKILKTAGVTAQALNGAIEAVRKGRTADSASAEDAYDALKKYARDLTAEARGGKLDPVIGRDEEIRRTIQVLSRRTKNNPVLIGEPGVGKTAIAEGLALRIVNGDVPESLKSKQLMALDLGALIAGAKYRGEFEERLKAVLGEISASDGGIILFIDEMHQLVGAGKTDGAMDASNLLKPALARGDLHCVGATTLDEYRKYVEKDAALARRFQPIFVDEPNVEDTISILRGLKEKYELHHGVRISDAALVASATLSDRYISDRFLPDKAIDLMDEASSRLRMQVDSKPEELDEIDRRVIQLKIEREALKKEKDQASKDRLEKIETELADLEQKSADLAASWQAEKSKLASAQKIKEELETARNELAQAQRASKLERASELAYGVIPELEKKLVETEKQAQGAMLEEAVTEAHIAQVVSRWTGIPVDKMLEGEREKLLHMEDALRARVIGQEEAVSAVSRAVRRARAGLQDPNRPIGSFLFLGPTGVGKTELTKALAGFLFDDDQAICRLDMSEYMEKHSVARLIGAPPGYVGYEEGGALTEAIRRRPYQVVLFDEIEKAHPDVFNVLLQVLDDGRLTDGQGRTVDFKNVMIVMTSNLGAEYLAEGGDVEEVREQVMDVVRSRFRPEFLNRLDEILLFHRLTREQMDAIVDIQLERLQALLAGRQIAVELDPAARTWLADAGYDPVYGARPLKRVIQRNVQDPLAELILQGRVADGETVKVSAGAEGLIIAGHEVARDGSLRDEGEPGLRIVH, encoded by the coding sequence ATGGATCTCGAAAAATACACGGACCGGAGCCGCGGCTTCATCCAGTCCGCGCAGGGGCTTGCGCTGCGCTCGGGCCATCAGCGTTTCACGCCTGAACATGTGCTGAAAGTTCTGCTCGACGACGAGGAAGGCCTCGCCGCCGGTCTCATCCGCGCGGCAGGCGGACGGCCCGATCAGGCGCTTACCGGCGTCGAGACGGCGCTGTCGAAAATGCCGAAGGTCGAGGGCACAGGCGCCGGCCAGCTCTATCTCGCGCCCGAGACGGCGCGTCTCTTCGAGCAGGCCGAGCAGCTTGCGAAGAAATCCGGCGACAGTTTCGTCACCGCCGAGCGCCTCTTGCTGGCGATCGCGCTGACGCCCGGTTCCGAAGCCGAAAAAATTCTCAAGACCGCCGGCGTCACGGCGCAGGCGCTCAACGGCGCCATCGAAGCCGTGCGCAAGGGCCGCACCGCCGACAGCGCCAGCGCGGAAGACGCCTATGACGCCTTGAAGAAATATGCGCGCGACCTCACCGCCGAAGCGCGGGGCGGCAAGCTCGACCCGGTGATTGGCCGCGACGAGGAAATCCGGCGCACCATCCAGGTGCTGTCGCGCCGCACCAAGAACAATCCGGTGCTGATCGGCGAGCCGGGCGTCGGCAAGACGGCGATTGCCGAGGGTCTCGCGCTCCGCATCGTCAATGGCGACGTGCCCGAAAGTCTGAAGAGCAAGCAGTTGATGGCGCTCGATCTCGGTGCGCTGATCGCCGGCGCCAAATATCGCGGCGAATTCGAGGAGCGGTTGAAGGCCGTGCTCGGCGAGATCAGCGCGTCGGACGGCGGCATCATCCTTTTCATCGACGAGATGCACCAGCTTGTCGGCGCCGGCAAGACCGACGGCGCGATGGATGCCTCGAACCTGTTGAAACCGGCGCTGGCGCGCGGCGACCTTCACTGCGTCGGCGCGACGACGCTCGACGAATACCGGAAATATGTCGAGAAGGACGCGGCGCTGGCGCGGCGCTTCCAGCCGATCTTCGTGGATGAGCCCAATGTCGAGGACACGATCTCGATCCTGCGCGGCCTGAAGGAAAAATACGAACTGCATCACGGCGTTCGCATTTCCGATGCGGCGCTCGTCGCATCGGCGACGCTTTCCGACCGCTACATTTCCGACCGCTTCCTGCCCGACAAGGCGATCGACCTGATGGACGAGGCGTCGTCGCGCCTGCGGATGCAGGTCGATTCGAAACCCGAAGAACTCGACGAGATCGACCGCCGCGTCATCCAGCTCAAGATCGAGCGCGAGGCGCTGAAAAAGGAAAAGGACCAGGCGTCGAAGGACCGGCTCGAGAAGATCGAAACCGAGCTTGCCGACCTCGAACAGAAGTCGGCCGACCTCGCAGCCTCATGGCAAGCCGAGAAGTCGAAGCTCGCCAGCGCGCAGAAGATCAAGGAAGAGCTTGAAACGGCGCGCAACGAACTGGCGCAGGCGCAGCGCGCCAGCAAGCTCGAGCGCGCCTCGGAGCTTGCCTATGGCGTCATCCCCGAGCTTGAAAAGAAGCTCGTCGAAACCGAAAAACAGGCGCAGGGCGCGATGCTGGAAGAAGCGGTGACGGAGGCGCATATCGCGCAGGTCGTTTCGCGCTGGACCGGCATCCCCGTCGACAAGATGCTCGAAGGCGAGCGCGAAAAGCTCCTGCACATGGAAGATGCGCTGCGGGCCCGTGTCATCGGTCAGGAGGAGGCGGTTTCGGCCGTCTCGCGCGCGGTGCGCCGGGCGCGCGCCGGGTTGCAGGATCCGAACCGGCCCATCGGCTCGTTCCTGTTCCTCGGGCCGACCGGCGTCGGCAAGACCGAACTCACGAAAGCGCTTGCCGGCTTCCTTTTCGACGACGATCAGGCGATCTGCCGCCTCGATATGTCGGAATACATGGAGAAGCATTCGGTGGCGCGGCTCATCGGTGCGCCACCCGGCTATGTCGGCTACGAGGAAGGCGGTGCGCTGACCGAAGCGATCCGCCGCCGGCCCTATCAGGTCGTGCTGTTCGACGAGATCGAAAAGGCGCATCCCGACGTCTTCAACGTGTTGTTGCAGGTGCTCGATGACGGGCGCCTCACCGACGGGCAGGGCCGCACGGTCGATTTCAAGAATGTGATGATCGTGATGACCTCCAATCTCGGCGCCGAATATCTGGCCGAAGGCGGCGATGTCGAGGAGGTGCGCGAGCAGGTGATGGATGTCGTGCGCTCGCGCTTCCGGCCCGAGTTCCTCAACCGGCTCGACGAGATCCTGCTCTTCCACCGCCTGACGCGCGAACAGATGGACGCGATCGTCGACATCCAGCTCGAACGCCTGCAGGCGCTGCTTGCCGGCCGGCAGATCGCGGTCGAGCTCGACCCGGCGGCGCGCACCTGGCTCGCCGATGCTGGCTACGACCCGGTCTACGGCGCCCGGCCCCTGAAGCGCGTCATCCAGCGCAACGTGCAGGATCCGCTCGCGGAACTGATCCTGCAAGGCCGCGTCGCCGATGGCGAAACGGTGAAAGTCTCGGCCGGCGCCGAAGGCCTCATCATCGCCGGCCACGAGGTTGCCCGCGACGGCAGTTTGCGCGACGAAGGCGAGCCGGGCTTGCGCATCGTGCATTGA
- a CDS encoding MOSC domain-containing protein, translating to MGERATIVNLYRYPVKGLSPEPLDRVTLEKGETFPFDRAFAIENGSADFDPAAPKHFPKIKFLMLMRDERLAKLKTRFDDATTTLHVALEGRERLAANLTTAEGRAALEGFMADYMKDELRGAPRLVFAPGFSHSDAPAKLVSIINMASVRALEEKIGRKVDPLRFRGNVYVEGLEPFEDHEWVGRRFRMGNAGFKGVHRTVRCAATNVDPATGARDMEIPAMLMRERGDADLGLYAHVSSPGSIKPGDTLVLED from the coding sequence ATGGGAGAGCGTGCGACAATCGTGAACCTCTACCGCTACCCCGTCAAAGGCCTTTCGCCAGAGCCGCTCGACCGGGTGACCCTCGAAAAGGGCGAAACCTTCCCCTTCGACCGCGCTTTCGCCATCGAAAACGGCTCGGCCGATTTCGACCCCGCCGCCCCGAAGCACTTCCCGAAGATCAAGTTCCTGATGCTGATGCGGGACGAGCGGCTGGCCAAGCTGAAGACCCGCTTCGACGATGCGACGACGACGCTGCATGTGGCGCTGGAGGGCCGCGAGCGCCTGGCCGCCAACCTGACAACGGCGGAGGGCCGCGCGGCACTGGAAGGCTTCATGGCCGATTACATGAAGGACGAATTGCGGGGGGCCCCGCGGCTTGTCTTCGCGCCGGGCTTTTCGCATTCGGACGCGCCGGCAAAGCTCGTCTCGATCATCAACATGGCGAGTGTGCGGGCGCTGGAGGAAAAGATCGGCCGCAAGGTCGATCCGCTGCGCTTTCGCGGCAATGTCTATGTGGAGGGGCTCGAACCCTTCGAGGACCATGAATGGGTCGGCCGGCGCTTCCGGATGGGCAATGCGGGCTTCAAGGGCGTGCATCGCACGGTGCGTTGCGCGGCCACCAATGTCGATCCGGCGACGGGCGCCCGCGACATGGAAATTCCGGCCATGTTGATGCGCGAGCGGGGCGACGCCGATCTCGGCCTCTATGCCCATGTGAGTTCGCCGGGCTCGATAAAGCCCGGCGACACACTCGTTCTCGAAGATTAG
- a CDS encoding DUF4167 domain-containing protein, translating into MRQGQNNPKRSRGRGGRNNGRPQHSANRAYDSNGPDVKIRGTATHVCEKYQQLARDAISAGDRVMAENYFQHAEHYYRLLMAAQTGQEGQARPQSNLAYRPPEDEEEETDFTADNQPQPRHPGQPWHQQNGNGQGGGQNAGPNGGQGGQVNGGQHRQDDGGDDGEDDDRQPDQQAVHQQGGEGEGQPRRRQGRRRRPRGEGQMNQGGGEQRRAEGGHEGGEAGGDAPRAEAPSAPAPEVAPGD; encoded by the coding sequence ATGAGGCAAGGGCAAAACAATCCCAAGCGCTCGCGCGGACGTGGCGGGCGCAATAATGGCAGACCGCAGCACTCGGCCAACCGGGCTTACGACAGCAACGGGCCGGACGTCAAAATCCGCGGCACCGCCACGCATGTCTGCGAAAAGTACCAGCAGCTCGCTCGCGACGCGATTTCGGCCGGCGACCGGGTGATGGCGGAAAACTACTTTCAGCACGCGGAGCATTATTACCGGCTTCTGATGGCCGCCCAGACCGGTCAGGAAGGTCAGGCCCGGCCGCAGAGCAATCTCGCCTATCGTCCGCCGGAAGACGAAGAGGAAGAGACGGATTTCACGGCCGACAACCAGCCTCAGCCGCGTCATCCGGGCCAGCCTTGGCACCAGCAGAACGGCAACGGGCAGGGCGGCGGCCAGAATGCGGGCCCGAACGGTGGACAAGGCGGTCAGGTGAATGGCGGCCAGCACCGGCAGGACGATGGCGGCGACGATGGCGAGGATGACGACCGTCAGCCCGACCAGCAGGCCGTGCATCAGCAGGGCGGCGAGGGCGAGGGCCAGCCGCGCCGCCGTCAGGGCCGCCGGCGCCGTCCGCGCGGCGAGGGCCAAATGAACCAGGGCGGTGGCGAGCAGCGCCGTGCCGAAGGTGGCCATGAGGGTGGCGAGGCTGGCGGCGACGCGCCCCGCGCCGAAGCGCCTTCCGCGCCGGCGCCGGAAGTCGCACCCGGCGACTAA
- the prmC gene encoding peptide chain release factor N(5)-glutamine methyltransferase, protein MNTRDHAARMLGWRLKQAGLPAPELDARLMVRGATGASEIEMIREPGAFISPEEEARLAGYEKRRLAGEPVSRILGRREFWGLDFAVTPAVLDPRADSETLVAAALDLLRGVAGPRILDLGTGTGCLLLAVLSERPDAQGLGVDISGAALDVARANAAALGLAARAGFVMADWTAGIDGVFDLVLSNPPYIVSTEIAALDAGVRDHDPRLALDGGADGLDAYRALARALPPVLAPHGHAVVELGFGQADAVTALFEAAGLCVVHVVSDLGGVPRALVAGLAPQNRREG, encoded by the coding sequence GTGAACACGCGCGATCATGCGGCGCGGATGCTGGGCTGGCGGCTGAAACAGGCCGGCCTTCCGGCGCCCGAGCTCGATGCGCGGCTCATGGTGCGCGGCGCGACCGGGGCGAGCGAGATCGAGATGATCCGCGAGCCCGGCGCCTTCATCTCGCCTGAGGAAGAGGCGCGGCTTGCCGGTTATGAGAAGCGCCGTCTCGCGGGCGAACCGGTGTCGCGCATTCTCGGCCGCCGCGAATTCTGGGGTCTCGACTTCGCGGTGACGCCGGCCGTGCTCGATCCGCGCGCCGACAGCGAAACGCTGGTCGCCGCCGCGCTCGATCTTTTGCGCGGCGTCGCGGGCCCCCGCATCCTCGATCTCGGCACCGGCACCGGCTGCCTGTTGCTGGCGGTCCTTTCCGAACGGCCGGATGCGCAGGGGCTCGGCGTCGATATTTCCGGTGCGGCGCTCGATGTCGCGCGCGCCAATGCCGCCGCGCTCGGTCTTGCGGCACGGGCCGGTTTCGTCATGGCCGACTGGACGGCGGGCATCGACGGCGTCTTCGATCTCGTATTGTCCAATCCGCCCTATATCGTCAGCACCGAGATCGCGGCGCTCGATGCCGGCGTGCGCGACCACGATCCGCGTCTTGCGCTCGATGGCGGCGCCGACGGCCTCGACGCCTACCGGGCGCTGGCGCGCGCGCTGCCGCCGGTTCTCGCGCCGCACGGGCATGCGGTTGTCGAGCTCGGGTTCGGCCAGGCGGATGCGGTTACGGCGCTTTTCGAGGCGGCGGGGCTTTGCGTCGTCCATGTTGTTTCCGACCTGGGCGGTGTGCCGCGTGCCCTTGTCGCAGGGCTCGCGCCTCAAAACCGGCGCGAAGGCTGA
- the prfA gene encoding peptide chain release factor 1: MIPEEKLQSVIARFEAVQSEMNSEVPRDRFVALSREFSELAPIAAAIGKLNAAQREYEDAEALLRVRDMAEMAREEIDRLNEELPRLEHELQLMLLPKDAADERNVILEVRAGTGGDEAALFAGDLFRMYERYAASQGWSVELISASEGEMGGYKEIIAGISGRGVYAKLKFESGVHRVQRVPVTEGGGRIHTSAATVAVLPEPEEVDVEIDEKDLRIDVFRASGAGGQHVNKTESAVRITHIPTGIVVSQQDEKSQHKNKARAMQLMRAKLYDAERERIDRARSAERKGQVGSGDRSERIRTYNFPQSRVTDHRINLTLHKLDQIIAGEALGELIDALVAEDQAARLAALGDEA, translated from the coding sequence ATGATTCCCGAAGAGAAACTCCAGAGCGTCATCGCCCGCTTCGAGGCGGTGCAGTCCGAAATGAATTCCGAAGTGCCGCGCGACCGCTTCGTCGCGTTGTCGCGGGAGTTTTCGGAGCTTGCGCCGATCGCCGCCGCCATCGGCAAGCTCAATGCCGCACAGCGCGAATACGAGGATGCCGAGGCGCTTTTGCGCGTTCGCGACATGGCCGAGATGGCGCGCGAGGAAATCGACCGTCTCAACGAGGAATTGCCGCGGCTCGAACACGAATTGCAGCTGATGCTGCTGCCGAAGGATGCGGCGGACGAGCGCAACGTCATTCTCGAAGTCAGGGCCGGCACCGGCGGCGACGAGGCGGCGCTTTTCGCCGGCGATCTCTTCCGCATGTATGAGCGCTATGCGGCAAGTCAGGGCTGGTCGGTCGAATTGATCTCGGCGTCGGAAGGCGAAATGGGTGGTTACAAGGAAATCATCGCCGGCATTTCGGGGCGCGGCGTCTATGCCAAGCTGAAATTCGAGTCCGGCGTTCATCGCGTGCAGCGCGTGCCGGTGACGGAAGGCGGCGGGCGCATCCACACCTCGGCGGCAACCGTCGCGGTGCTGCCGGAACCGGAAGAAGTCGATGTCGAGATCGACGAAAAGGATTTGCGCATCGACGTTTTTCGCGCGTCCGGCGCCGGCGGCCAGCATGTCAACAAGACCGAAAGCGCGGTGCGCATCACGCATATCCCGACCGGCATCGTCGTCTCGCAGCAGGACGAGAAGTCGCAACACAAGAACAAGGCGCGGGCGATGCAGCTGATGCGCGCCAAACTCTACGACGCGGAGCGCGAACGCATCGACCGTGCGCGTTCGGCCGAGCGCAAGGGCCAGGTCGGATCGGGCGACCGTTCGGAACGCATCCGCACCTACAATTTTCCGCAAAGCCGCGTTACCGATCACCGCATCAACTTGACGCTGCACAAGCTCGACCAGATCATCGCCGGCGAGGCGCTGGGCGAGTTGATCGATGCGCTGGTCGCCGAGGATCAGGCGGCGCGTCTGGCGGCGCTCGGTGACGAGGCGTGA
- the ispG gene encoding flavodoxin-dependent (E)-4-hydroxy-3-methylbut-2-enyl-diphosphate synthase codes for MSSIRPWRDIARRPSRQIHVGSVPVGGDAPISVQTMTNTLTSDAKATIEQIRRIEEAGCDIVRVSCPDEASTAALGEIVRAAKIPIVADIHFHYRRAIEAAKAGAACLRINPGNIGSEARVREVIQAAKDHGCSMRIGVNAGSLERDLLEKYGEPCPAAMVESALDHARILQDHDFHEFKISVKASDPFLTVAAYQQLADAIDCPLHIGVTEAGGLMTGTVKSSVGLGMLLWGGIGDTIRVSLSADPVEEVKVGFDILKSLGLRHRGVTIISCPSCARQGFDVIGTVRVLEERLAHIATPMTLSVIGCVVNGPGEAEQTDIGFTGGGAGSGMVYLAGLTDHKIRNDEIVEHLVELVEAKAKEIDAAREAAEKAAEPRALAGD; via the coding sequence ATGAGCAGCATCAGACCCTGGCGCGACATTGCGCGCCGCCCCAGCCGGCAGATCCATGTGGGATCGGTGCCGGTCGGCGGCGATGCGCCGATTTCCGTCCAGACCATGACCAACACGCTGACCTCGGATGCGAAGGCGACGATCGAGCAGATCCGCCGCATCGAGGAAGCGGGCTGCGACATCGTGCGCGTCTCCTGTCCCGACGAAGCCTCGACCGCGGCGCTCGGCGAGATCGTCCGCGCCGCCAAAATCCCGATCGTTGCCGATATCCATTTTCACTATCGCCGCGCCATCGAGGCGGCGAAGGCGGGCGCCGCCTGCCTGCGCATCAATCCCGGCAATATCGGTTCCGAAGCGCGGGTCCGCGAAGTGATTCAGGCGGCCAAGGATCACGGCTGCTCGATGCGCATCGGCGTCAATGCCGGTTCGCTCGAACGCGACCTGCTGGAAAAATACGGCGAGCCTTGCCCGGCGGCGATGGTCGAGAGCGCGCTCGATCATGCACGCATCCTGCAGGACCACGATTTCCACGAATTCAAGATCAGCGTCAAGGCCTCCGACCCGTTCCTCACCGTCGCCGCCTATCAGCAGCTCGCCGACGCCATCGATTGCCCGCTCCATATCGGTGTCACCGAAGCAGGCGGGTTGATGACCGGCACGGTCAAATCGTCGGTCGGTCTCGGCATGCTGCTCTGGGGCGGCATCGGCGACACGATCCGCGTTTCGCTGTCGGCCGATCCGGTGGAAGAAGTGAAAGTCGGCTTCGACATCCTGAAGTCGCTCGGGCTTCGCCATCGCGGCGTCACCATTATTTCCTGTCCCTCCTGCGCGCGACAGGGCTTCGACGTCATCGGCACGGTGCGTGTGCTCGAAGAACGCCTCGCCCATATCGCGACGCCGATGACGCTGTCGGTGATCGGCTGTGTGGTCAACGGTCCGGGCGAAGCCGAACAGACCGATATCGGGTTCACCGGCGGCGGCGCGGGCTCGGGCATGGTCTATCTCGCCGGCCTCACCGATCACAAGATCAGGAATGACGAGATCGTCGAACATCTCGTCGAGCTCGTCGAAGCCAAGGCGAAGGAAATCGACGCCGCGCGTGAAGCGGCGGAAAAGGCGGCGGAACCGCGCGCGCTGGCGGGCGATTAG
- a CDS encoding helix-turn-helix domain-containing protein, with product MAQLGEEEPTQMNKVTMLPTEDRSDARRRLHLRDITNELPEAADTVGAELRNARLRRGEDLRSIAQCLRISRSQLEAIEEGRHADLPARAYAIGFVRSYAEYLGLDSRHVVERYKAEIDNEEAAAADLNFPEAGEEERRLPKGTFLIVLLVVAAGAYGGWLLSKSTDEMMAARGPATLEPPAEAVAAAISSGAVSSSSRGDSASASTPAAGDVPAVRISGVAPAPSADAVLAPQSVYEPAPVSEAEAEEAAAEVAAEEMVLAALSEEVSTDLPPLPDGTPYGAENVDGRVVVRARRNGAWIRVEDVAGKVLIERVMQAGDSYRAPSQPGVILVARDASAFELMVDGQSLGLAGPATLVLTGKSLYAADLLAAMPKPAVADTATGDTAVE from the coding sequence ATGGCTCAGCTCGGGGAAGAAGAGCCCACACAGATGAACAAGGTCACGATGCTGCCCACCGAAGACCGGTCGGACGCACGGCGCAGGTTGCACCTGCGCGACATCACCAATGAATTGCCGGAGGCGGCCGACACGGTCGGCGCCGAGCTGCGCAACGCCCGGTTGCGCCGGGGTGAGGATTTGCGCTCGATCGCGCAATGCCTTCGCATCAGCCGCAGCCAGCTTGAGGCGATCGAGGAAGGCCGTCACGCCGATCTCCCGGCGCGCGCCTATGCGATCGGCTTCGTTCGTTCCTATGCGGAGTATCTCGGTCTCGACAGCCGCCATGTCGTCGAGCGCTACAAGGCCGAGATCGACAACGAGGAAGCGGCGGCCGCCGATCTGAATTTTCCGGAAGCCGGCGAAGAAGAGCGCCGCTTGCCGAAGGGCACGTTCCTGATTGTGCTTCTCGTTGTGGCGGCCGGTGCCTATGGCGGTTGGCTGCTTTCGAAATCGACCGATGAAATGATGGCGGCGCGCGGGCCCGCGACGCTTGAGCCGCCGGCCGAAGCCGTTGCAGCGGCCATCTCTTCCGGTGCCGTTTCTTCTTCGTCGCGCGGCGACAGCGCTTCGGCGTCGACGCCGGCTGCCGGCGACGTGCCTGCCGTTCGCATTTCGGGCGTCGCTCCGGCGCCTTCGGCCGATGCCGTGCTCGCGCCGCAAAGCGTCTACGAACCGGCGCCGGTCAGCGAGGCGGAAGCCGAGGAAGCGGCGGCGGAAGTGGCGGCCGAGGAAATGGTGCTTGCCGCGCTCTCCGAAGAAGTCTCGACCGATTTGCCGCCCCTGCCGGACGGCACGCCTTACGGCGCGGAAAATGTCGATGGACGCGTCGTCGTGCGCGCGCGGCGCAACGGCGCCTGGATTCGCGTCGAGGACGTGGCCGGCAAGGTGCTGATCGAACGGGTCATGCAGGCCGGCGACAGCTACCGCGCGCCGAGCCAGCCCGGTGTCATTCTGGTGGCGCGCGACGCCAGCGCCTTCGAGCTGATGGTCGACGGCCAGTCGCTTGGCCTTGCCGGTCCGGCGACGCTGGTGCTGACCGGCAAGTCGCTTTACGCGGCCGATCTGCTGGCGGCGATGCCGAAACCGGCGGTCGCGGACACCGCGACCGGCGATACGGCGGTCGAATAG
- the ptsP gene encoding phosphoenolpyruvate--protein phosphotransferase — MPGSVGGPRILLRRLREVMAEPESAQKRLDKIVVLIASNMVAEVCSVYLVNRQSELELSATEGLKPTAVHNTRLKIGEGLVGDIAEHARPLNLADAQSHPGFAYRPETGEEIYKSLMGVPILRSGKVVGVLAVQNRTKRHYTEEEVEALQTVAMVLAEVVAAAELVDPQAYATPDLARQVPHYIQATAFCEGIALGHAVLHEPRVHVTKLIAEDTEVELKRLEQSVYALRGSIDDMLETADLSHAGEHREVLQAYRMFANDRGWLKRMLEAVRTGLTAEAAVERVQNDTRARLQRAADPYIRDRLHDFDDLANRLLRQLTGVTLASLSANLPNDAIVIARNMGPAELLDYDKTRLRGLVLEEGAANAHVSIVARAFGIATVGRAKDILDHVEPGDAIIVDGDTGEVYLRPSQEVIASYSEKARFRARKQEQYKAIRDEPAITCDGQRVSLYVNAGLQVDLPHLEESGAEGIGLFRTELQFMIASTLPSLRDQIELYSAVLDVAGDSPVVFRTLDIGGDKMLPYMNFAALKEENPALGWRAIRISLDRPGLLRHQIRALLTAAAGRSLRVMFPMVAEVAEFQRARALVDKELARLDQFGKEKPAHLEIGTMLEVPSLAWQLDTLLPLVDFVSVGSNDLLQFLFASDRGNARVAGRYDFLSPAVLSFLKHIVVKCSRHETPLTLCGEMSGKPLEAMALLGLGFRRISMSPAAVGPVKMMVRSLDTGKLEAFMDGLLDLPDRSLRERLAGFAEAHGVTV; from the coding sequence ATGCCGGGCTCGGTCGGCGGTCCGCGCATACTGCTCCGCCGGCTGCGCGAAGTCATGGCGGAGCCCGAAAGCGCGCAGAAGCGGCTCGACAAGATCGTCGTGCTGATCGCGTCCAACATGGTCGCCGAAGTGTGCTCGGTCTATCTGGTCAACCGGCAGAGCGAGCTCGAACTGTCGGCGACCGAAGGTCTGAAGCCCACCGCCGTTCACAACACGCGGCTGAAAATCGGCGAAGGCCTTGTCGGCGACATCGCCGAGCATGCGCGGCCGCTCAATCTCGCCGATGCGCAGTCGCATCCGGGCTTTGCCTACCGGCCGGAAACGGGCGAAGAAATCTACAAGTCGCTGATGGGCGTGCCGATCCTCCGGAGCGGCAAGGTCGTCGGCGTGCTTGCCGTGCAGAACCGCACCAAGCGGCACTACACCGAAGAGGAAGTCGAGGCGCTGCAGACGGTTGCGATGGTGCTCGCGGAAGTCGTGGCGGCGGCCGAGCTTGTCGACCCGCAAGCCTATGCGACGCCGGATCTTGCGCGGCAGGTGCCGCACTACATCCAGGCGACGGCCTTTTGCGAAGGCATCGCGCTCGGTCATGCGGTGCTGCACGAACCGCGCGTTCACGTCACCAAGCTGATTGCCGAGGATACCGAGGTCGAACTGAAGCGCCTCGAACAGTCGGTCTATGCGCTCAGGGGTTCGATCGACGACATGCTGGAGACGGCCGATCTCAGCCATGCGGGCGAACATCGCGAAGTGCTGCAGGCCTACCGCATGTTCGCCAACGACCGGGGCTGGCTGAAGCGGATGCTCGAAGCGGTTCGCACCGGTCTCACGGCGGAGGCCGCTGTCGAGCGCGTACAGAACGACACGCGGGCGCGGCTGCAGCGCGCGGCCGATCCTTATATCCGCGACCGGCTGCACGATTTCGACGATCTGGCGAACCGGCTGTTGCGCCAGCTCACCGGCGTCACGCTTGCCTCGCTCTCGGCCAACCTGCCCAACGATGCCATTGTCATCGCGCGCAACATGGGTCCGGCCGAACTCCTCGACTACGACAAGACGCGGCTTCGCGGCCTCGTGCTCGAGGAGGGCGCCGCCAATGCGCATGTGTCCATCGTCGCGCGCGCTTTCGGCATCGCCACGGTCGGCCGCGCCAAGGACATTCTCGATCATGTCGAGCCGGGCGATGCGATCATCGTCGATGGCGATACGGGCGAGGTCTATCTGCGGCCCTCGCAGGAGGTGATCGCCTCCTATTCGGAAAAGGCGCGCTTCCGCGCGCGCAAGCAGGAACAGTACAAGGCGATCCGCGACGAGCCGGCGATCACCTGCGACGGCCAGCGCGTGTCGCTCTACGTCAATGCGGGGTTGCAGGTCGATCTGCCGCATCTGGAAGAATCGGGCGCGGAGGGGATCGGCCTGTTCCGCACCGAGCTTCAGTTCATGATCGCCTCGACGCTGCCGTCGCTGCGCGACCAGATCGAACTTTACAGCGCCGTGCTCGATGTGGCCGGCGACAGCCCGGTTGTCTTTCGCACGCTCGACATCGGTGGCGACAAGATGCTGCCTTACATGAATTTCGCGGCGTTGAAGGAAGAAAACCCGGCGCTTGGCTGGCGCGCCATCCGTATCAGCCTCGACCGGCCGGGATTGCTGCGCCATCAGATCAGGGCGCTGCTGACGGCGGCGGCCGGGCGCTCGCTCCGGGTCATGTTTCCGATGGTTGCCGAGGTGGCCGAGTTCCAGCGCGCCCGGGCGCTTGTCGACAAGGAGCTCGCCCGGCTCGACCAGTTCGGCAAGGAAAAGCCCGCGCATCTCGAAATCGGCACCATGCTCGAGGTGCCCTCGCTCGCCTGGCAGCTCGACACGCTGCTGCCGCTGGTCGACTTCGTGTCGGTCGGTTCGAACGACCTGCTGCAGTTCCTGTTTGCCTCCGACCGGGGCAATGCGCGCGTCGCCGGCCGCTACGATTTCCTCAGCCCGGCTGTCTTGAGCTTCCTGAAGCACATCGTCGTCAAATGTAGCCGGCACGAGACGCCGCTGACGCTGTGCGGTGAGATGTCGGGCAAGCCGCTCGAGGCGATGGCCCTGCTGGGCCTTGGTTTCCGCCGTATTTCGATGTCTCCGGCGGCCGTCGGCCCCGTCAAGATGATGGTTCGCTCGCTCGATACCGGCAAGCTCGAGGCCTTCATGGACGGGCTTCTCGACCTGCCTGACCGCTCCCTCCGGGAGCGCCTTGCCGGCTTTGCCGAGGCGCATGGCGTGACCGTCTGA